CCGGCGCCCGGAAAAAGGGCAAGGCCGGCAAGTTTGAACTGGCCCATGGAGGAACCATCTTCCTGGACGAAATTGGGGACATGCCTTTGCCCATGCAGATCAAGATCTTGCGGGTGCTTCAGGAGAGGGAGGTGGAGCGCGTGGGCTCCAACCGGCCTAAAAAAGTCGATTTCAGGCTGATTTGCGCCACCAATCGGGATTTGCCCAAGCTCATGCGGCAGGGTTTGTTTCGCCAGGATTTGTATTACCGCATAAACGTCATGACCCTTAAGCTGCCGCCGCTGCGGGATTGCAGGGACGACATTTTTCCCCTGTTCCAGCATTTTTCCCGGATTTTAGGCAGGGAGAAGACGCCGCCGAAAATTTTGCCCGGGGTCAAGGAAATCCTTGAAAAATATTCCTGGCCGGGCAATGTGCGGGAGTTGAGAAACGTGACCGAGCGCGCTTTGATCGTCTGCCGGGATAACGCGGTTTCTCCGGCCGACCTGCCGGACCTGAGCCAGCAGGAGGTTTTGCCCCAGGTTATCGAGGAAAAGGCCTCGTTAAAAACCCTGATGGATCAGGCGGAGAAAAAAATCATCGAGCAGACATTGATCCAGGCTTCCAGCCGGGCTGAGGCGGCCAGGAATTTGGGCATTCATCGCACGGGCTTGTACCAGAAAATGAAAAAACACGGAATAGAATAAGAAAATATATAATTTCCAAAATGGGAAAAATGAAATGAACAATAAAGCCGCCGAGGCAAACGGAAGCAAGTTGGGAACCTTTGCAGGGGTGTTCACCCCCAGCATCCTGACTATTTTAGGCATCATCTTATTTCTGCGCCTGGGCTACGTCGTTGGCGAGGCCGGGTTGTGGAAGGTGCTCCTCATCATCGGCCTGGCCAACGCCATCTCCGTATTGACCAGCGTCAGCCTGTCGGCCGTCGCCACCAATATGAAGGTGAAAGGCGGCGGGGATTATTATTTGATATCCCGAACTTTGGGCCTGGAGTTCGGCGGCGCCATAGGCCTGGTGCTGTTTTTGGCGCAATCGGTTTCCGTGGCCTTTTATTGCATTGGTTTCGGCGAGGCCTTGGAAAGCATGTTGCCAGGAGGCAGCGCCCTTTCGCCTCGAATGATCGCCTTGATCGCCATGGCCTTGCTGTTTGTGTTCGCCTGGCTGGGCGCAGACGTGGCCACCAAATTCCAGTTTGTGGTCATGGCGCTGCTGGTTCTGGCGCTGGCGTCTTTTTTTATAGGCGGCCTGCCCCATGTGAAAGGTTCCACGCTGGCGCAAAACTGGACCGGGCCTTCAAACGGGCCGGGGTTTTGGATTTTGTTCGCCATATTTTTTCCGGCCGTGACCGGGTTCACCCAGGGGGTGAGCATGTCCGGGGACCTGAAAGACCCGATAAAAAGCCTGCCCCGGGGAACCTTTGCGGCCGTCTTTCTTTCCATCGCCGTATATTTCGGAGCGGCCCTGATCTTTGCTGCAACCAGTTCCCTGGACGTATTGAGCAAGGATTATTCGGCCATGCAAAAAGTCGCCAAGTGGCCGGTTTTGATCGACGCCGGCGTGGTCGCCGCCACCTTGTCTTCAGCCATGGCTTCGTTCTTGGGGGCGCCCCGGATATTGCAATCTCTGGCGCAGGACAAAATCTTCCCTTTTCTGACGCCCTTCGCCAAGGGGGAAGGCGCCAGCGCCAATCCCCGGCGCGGGGTGCTTTTGGCGGCCGGAATCGCCCTGGTAACCATATTGATGGGGAACTTAAACCTGATCGCACCCGTGGTCTCCATGTTTTTCCTCATCTCCTACGGGCTGTTGAATTACGCCACCTATTTCGAGGCCAAGGCGGCCAGCCCGTCCTTTCGGCCCACGTTCAAATATTTCAACAAAAAATACAGCCTGTTGGGCTTTCTGGCCTGCCTGGGGGCCATGCTGGCCATCGACCCCAAGTCCGGAGCCGCCGCCATCGCGGTATTGTTCGCCATCCATCAATACCTGATGCGCACGGCCCACACGGAACGCTGGGCGGACGGCCAGCGCTCCCATCATTTGCAGGAAATGCGCAAGCATCTGCTCGCTACCGTCAATGAGCCCGAGCACTACCGGGACTGGCGGCCTTACATTTTGGTTTTTACGGAAAGGCCGGACCGGCGGGCCAATCTGCTGCGCTTCTCCTCCTGGCTGGAAGGCAAAAGCGGCGCCGTAACCGCCATCCAAGTAATAGAGCAGTCAGGCGCCAAGGGGTACAAAATGAAGCAGGAGGCCGAGGAGGAGCTGCGTCAGGCCATCGCCGAACAAAAGCTGCCCATCTTTCCCCTGGCCATTCGCACTTCGGACGTCCAGACCTCGCTGGAAACCCTGCTTCAATGCTTTGGCATCGGACCGTTCAAGGCGAACACCGCCGTTCTGAACTGGTTTGAGGAAAAGCGATACAGCACCGTGGGCGGCCGGGAAATCCCCTACAGCCGCAACCTGCGG
This genomic stretch from Desulfatibacillum aliphaticivorans DSM 15576 harbors:
- a CDS encoding amino acid permease, producing the protein MNNKAAEANGSKLGTFAGVFTPSILTILGIILFLRLGYVVGEAGLWKVLLIIGLANAISVLTSVSLSAVATNMKVKGGGDYYLISRTLGLEFGGAIGLVLFLAQSVSVAFYCIGFGEALESMLPGGSALSPRMIALIAMALLFVFAWLGADVATKFQFVVMALLVLALASFFIGGLPHVKGSTLAQNWTGPSNGPGFWILFAIFFPAVTGFTQGVSMSGDLKDPIKSLPRGTFAAVFLSIAVYFGAALIFAATSSLDVLSKDYSAMQKVAKWPVLIDAGVVAATLSSAMASFLGAPRILQSLAQDKIFPFLTPFAKGEGASANPRRGVLLAAGIALVTILMGNLNLIAPVVSMFFLISYGLLNYATYFEAKAASPSFRPTFKYFNKKYSLLGFLACLGAMLAIDPKSGAAAIAVLFAIHQYLMRTAHTERWADGQRSHHLQEMRKHLLATVNEPEHYRDWRPYILVFTERPDRRANLLRFSSWLEGKSGAVTAIQVIEQSGAKGYKMKQEAEEELRQAIAEQKLPIFPLAIRTSDVQTSLETLLQCFGIGPFKANTAVLNWFEEKRYSTVGGREIPYSRNLRIAFRAGVNIVLLAAGEEEWAALDAAPKEERRIDVWWKDDATGRLMLLLAYLITRNSGWENAKIRVLVQASEEDEKEAVMIMADFLQDARIKAEPVVLSKVDPQAVREESGDAALVFSPFRLHYNQLQNQFGGKIEDLLNKLPIVALVLASHDVDLTAQPDEGEAGKLAAAMDEYEECLKKAQGLEHEAEMAREEALKAEKRLLDAPTGDSDQEAEKRAAMVKQAQEARDEAAKVFKKSAKAEARLQEAAKIMESLGLTTKAPRAEKNQSEAPAEDSESNEASENENIEPEE